A single region of the Caldilineales bacterium genome encodes:
- a CDS encoding 4'-phosphopantetheinyl transferase superfamily protein, with the protein MLLHLLQTLAASPTLAEGIAPPGLLHPTEQAHLDAFRVVKRRRDWLLGRWTAKHLVQQYLMQIQGGETQGGETQGGETQGGETQGGETQGGETQGGETPPLRAILILAAPDGAPYAALADNATRNTQHAITNLQSPISTLPLSLSISHSADRAFCALTDEPETTVGADIERIEPREPGFVEQFFTPAEIAAVGAVPPDQRDTLITAIWSAKEAVLKALRVGLRADTRLLTCCFPSPLAPSDGWGVFRTQCDASLLSIDQPFEINGWWRCDDGFVMTLATIAN; encoded by the coding sequence ATGCTCCTCCATCTCCTGCAAACCCTCGCCGCCTCACCCACCCTGGCCGAAGGCATCGCCCCGCCCGGTCTGCTGCACCCCACCGAGCAAGCCCACCTCGACGCCTTCCGCGTGGTCAAGCGCCGCCGCGACTGGCTGCTGGGCCGCTGGACGGCCAAGCATCTCGTGCAGCAATACCTTATGCAAATTCAGGGCGGGGAGACCCAGGGCGGGGAGACCCAGGGCGGGGAGACCCAGGGCGGGGAGACCCAGGGCGGGGAGACCCAGGGCGGGGAGACCCAGGGCGGGGAGACCCCGCCCCTACGGGCCATCCTCATCCTCGCCGCCCCCGACGGCGCCCCCTACGCCGCCCTCGCCGACAACGCCACACGCAACACGCAACACGCAATAACCAATCTCCAATCTCCAATCTCCACTCTCCCCCTCTCCCTCTCCATCAGCCACTCCGCCGATCGCGCCTTCTGCGCCCTGACAGATGAGCCAGAAACCACGGTCGGGGCCGACATCGAACGGATCGAGCCACGCGAGCCAGGCTTCGTCGAGCAGTTCTTCACGCCAGCCGAAATCGCCGCCGTCGGCGCCGTCCCGCCCGATCAGCGCGATACATTGATCACCGCCATCTGGAGCGCCAAAGAAGCGGTGTTGAAGGCGCTGCGGGTGGGGCTAAGGGCCGATACCCGTCTCCTCACGTGTTGCTTCCCGTCGCCTTTGGCGCCCAGCGATGGTTGGGGCGTCTTCCGGACCCAGTGCGACGCCTCGTTGTTGTCGATAGATCAGCCGTTTGAGATCAACGGTTGGTGGCGATGCGACGACGGCTTTGTCATGACCCTGGCAACCATCGCCAATTGA